TCAGTTAAGTTATCAAGTCCAAAATATAGGAAATGCTAGTGCTGGTAGTAGCTATACTGACTTCTATTTATCACCAGATTTGAATATTGATAGTACTGATACGTATCTGGGCTACGACTATGTGAGTGGTATTGCTGCTGGTAGTTATAGCCAAGAATCCGCCACACTCACTATCGGTAGCAACATCAAACCGGGTAATTATTATTTGATTTACTACATGGATGCTGATGGAAACGTTAGTGAAAGTAATGAAAATAACAATGCTTTTGGTATAACATTTAGCGTTACTCAGCCGGATTTAACAGCACAAAACGCCATAGTTCCCTCTTCTGCAACTGTTGGTAATAGTGTTCAAATCAGTTATCAAGTCAAGAATCAAGGTACTGCTACTGCTGGAGCTAGCAACACTAAGTTCTACTTGTCTCAAGACTTGAATATAAGTAGTAATGATTTCTATTTAGGCTTTGACCCTGTTAGTAGTATTCTTGCAGGTAATAAGTAAGTCGTGGAGAAAATTTATAAGTATGTAACAAAGAATTAAGCAGAAGAATAAGAGTTAAATTTTACACGTTGCGTACTGTAGTTTCCCTTTTCTCCTCTATTTTGAACTCCATCAATGACAGCATAGGCAAGGTCTAATTCATCCTCAAAACTTTGAGAAGCTAGTTCATTTTTTTTCAGGTGTTGCCACTCCAATTCAATTGGATTCATCTCTGAGCAATATTTAGGTAAAAAGAAGATGTACAAACCCATCTCTTCCCACTTTGTCCATAATTGCTGAACTTCTTTGCACCGATGTATCGGGCCGTTGTCCTGAACGATGACTCTGATACGACCTGCTTTTTGGGCTTCAAGTGCTTCAAGCTCCATCATTTGAATATAGGATTTGCGTGAAACGCCACCAATCACTAGACCGTACACAAAACTAATTAGGGGTTGAAGAAACCCAATAATACTTAACCTTCGACCCCGACGCTTACTCTGCTCCAGGCGTTTTTGCTGACCTCGGAAGTAGTAACTGTAACTGGGTTCACTCCAGGCACAAAACCCTGATTCATCCATATACTTTAAATCGATTTCTCCAGCAGCAGCAGATAATTCCAACATCTCTAAGTCTGCCTGTTTGATTTGCTGCAATACTTTGTCTTGCTTTCCTTTGTGGCTTTTTCTAGTTCGCTTCCAAATGACCCCCTTTTTTTGAGTACCTGCCTTAACCAGTCAGGACTCAATTTCACGGAGCGTTCTTGCTCTAATTTTTGGGCTAATTGAACACTATTATATGTACGTGGTTCTTGCTCCAAGCATTTTTCTAAGAACGCCATGTCAGCTTCTGCCCACCTTGATTTTCCTCCCCGCCCTGCTTTCTCCCACAGTCCTTCTAGACCTTGTTTTTCCCATCTATGCAAAACTTCTCTTACTGTTTGGGCAGTCCAGTCAAAGTGATCTGCTATCTTCTCTACGTACCAACCATGTGCGCTTAATCTGATCACTTCGGCTCGGTCTTTCACTTTCTGGGGTACATCTGCCGTTCTCAGGTTGAACAAAATTTTATCTTGCTTAGGAGTCAGAAATACCCTTAAACGGCTGCCCATATCCCTGTTACCTTGGTAGACACATTTATGTATTTACTTATCTTTACACACTTTGGTTTTTTCACCTTGTTCTACTTACTACTCAAGAGTCGTTGACGTTCACTGTTGGTAGTAACGTCACTCCTGGCAATTATTATTTGATCTACTATGTGGATGGTGATGGAAGCGTTAGTGAAAGCAATGAAAATAACAATGCTTTTGGCAACCTCATCACCATTAATTCCGCAGGAAATCCAGACCTGCTCATCCAAAACCCCTTATCACCAACATCTGGATCATTAGGTAGCACTATTCAACTGAGTTATGGAGTAAAAAATCAAGGTGTTGGTAGTGCAGCAGCTAGTAATACTAAGTTCTACCTCTCCAAAGACGGGACTTTCAGTTCCGATGATATATTGCTTGGCTCAGATGCTGTTAATAGTCTTGCCGCAGGTGCTTCTAGTTCAGAGACAGCATCTATCTTGATTGCTAATAATGTCGCCCCAGGTAACTACCAGTTATTATTTAGAGCCGATGCTGATAATAATTTAGCTGAAAGTAATGAAACTAATAACATTGTTGCCAAAGCCATCACCATTAACCAAGCTGACCTCATCATCCAAAACGCCATATCACCCGGCTCTGCATCAGTGGGTAATACTATTCAACTGAGTTATGAAGTGAAAAACCAAGGCGTTGGTAGTGCAGCCGCCAGTAATACTAAGTTCTACCTCTCCAAAGATACAAATTACAGTTCAGATGATGTGTTGCTTGGCTCGGATGCTGTTAGTAGTATTGCCGCAGGTACTTATAATTCCAGAACATCTTCCATTTTGGTCAAAAATACCATTGTTGGGGGGAACTATTATCTATTATTTAGAGCCGATGCTGATAGTAACTTAGCTGAAAGTAATGAAACTAATAATGTACTTGCTAAAGCTATTACTATCAATGGCCCTAAACCCGACCTCATCATCCAAAATGTTTCTGCTCCTAATGTTGTTGACCCTGGTAGCCTAATCACAGTCAACTACCAATTAGCGAATCAAGGTGCAGCTAGTGCAAGTACAAGTACAACTAAGTTTTATTTGTCTAAAGACATCACTTTGAGTAGTGATGATACGTTGTTAGCCTCTGACCAAAACTACTTCTTATCTGGACTGAGTGCTGGTACTTATAGCTCTGAATCTTACTATTTAACTATTAGCAGTAACACCAATTTTGGTAACTACTATCTGCTATTGCAAGCTGATGCGAATAACGACTTAGCTGAAAGCAATGAAAGTAATAATGTTACGGCTAAGGCGATTACAATTGCTGCACCAGATTTGTTAATCCAGAATCCTTTGGCCCCCACCAGCGCTAACATTGGGACAACAATTTCACTCAGCTATCAATTAAAAAACCAAGGTAATGGCAATGCTGGTTATCATTACACGAATTTTTATATTTCCCAAGACCAAACTCTCAGTAATGATGATGTCTATTTAGGCTTTGATAGTATCTATAGTCTTGCACCCTCTGCTGTAGCTTCACGTTCCATATCTTTAACAGTTAAGAGCAACCTTATTCCTGGTAATTACTATCTGCTTTATAAAGCTGATGGTACTGAAATACTAAGAGAAAGCAATGAAAATAATAATGTTGCTGCAAGAGCGATTACGATTACTGCGCCAGATTTGGTTATCCAAGATGCGACTGCGCCTAGCAGTGCCATCATTGGTACGACTGTCCAAGTCAACTATCAACTAAAAAACCAAGGTAACGGAACTGCTGGGGCGAGTAAGTCAAGTTTTTATCTATCACGAGATACAACATTTGGTAATGACGACGATATCTTTTTAGGTACGGAAATTGAGGCAAATTCTACTATTGCACCTTCTGCCGTTATTTCCCGCTCTACTGCTGTTGAGCTTAACTCTATTATTAATGCTGGCAAATACTACCTCATCGTGAAAGCTGACGGCTCTGGATCTGTTGTTGAGAGTAATGAAAGTAACAATGCTGTTTACATCACAACACCAATTACCTTTAATCCAGTTAATGGTGGTGGGTTTAATTCCACTACAGGTTTTGGCTTAGTGAACGCCGCCGCCGCAGTAGCTAAAGCCCTTGGTCAACCTACTTTTGCTGATGTTCCTGACTTGGGTGGTGATAATTGGGGTGCGGATGCAATTAAAGCACCAGAAGTTTGGGCGAAGGGATACACTGGTCAGGGCGTAATTGTTGCTGTGGTTGATACTGGTGTAGACTATACACACCCTGACTTAAGCCCTAATATCTGGAAGAATACCAAGGAAATTGCTGGCAACGGCATAGATGATGATGGTAATGGCTATATTGATGATGTCTACGGTTGGAACTTTTTTGATAACAACAACAACTCACTAGATGACGAGGGTCATGGTAGTAGCTGGTACTATTGCTGCGGCAAGAAATAGCTTTGGTGTTACTGGTATTGCTTATAATGCCAAGATTATGCCAGTGAAAGTGTTGGGGCCAAATGGAGGATCAGATAATATGATCGCCAATGGTATTCGTTACGCAGTAAATAATGGAGCGCGTGTAATTAATCTCAGCTTAGGCGGGCCGTCTCCTCAAAGTGAGCTATTATCAGCGATGCAATATGCCGTAAGTAAAGGAGCAATTATTGTTTCCGCAGCCGGCAACGAAGGTGTATCAGCCCCAGGCTATCCAGCTCGCTACGCAGATCAGTATGGACTTGCTGTAGGAGCCGTCAATTATGATAGAACCCTGACCGATTTCTCAAACCGTGCTGGAACAACTCCACTGGCATACATTACAGCCCCTGGCGCATACGATGACTACTTTGGTATTGGTATATATTCCACATATCCAGGGAATCAATATAAAGACCTTTCAGGCACTTCTATGGCAGCTCCCCATATTGCGGGTGTAGTGGCGTTAATGTTGAGTGCAAAAAGTAGCTTAACCGATGCACAAGTACGGCAAATACTTACTTCTACAGCAGCAAATGGTGGTACACTTCCTAGTGTGAATGCCACATCTACTACAAGTAGCAATACAGCATTATCAAGTTCATCCAGCTACACACAAGCTTCAATAAGTTTATCTAGCGATACGACTGCTTCTAATTGGAACAATAATCTTTATAACAATTTTGATCAGCCAAGTTCGGTTAAGAAGGATGTATTTGTCAATAAATCCCTCTGGCAACAGTTTATTAAATATCAAGTTACCAATGAGAATAATAAATTTGCTCGCTTGGATGAAGAGAATGACAGCAAAACTGTAGGTAAAAAACGCAAGAAAATTTTGGAAGATTACAATAACTGGTTACTAAACCTGGGTAATCAGGTAGTTTAATCAGATTGTAGAATTAAAAAGATGTGCATCAAATATATAACTGTTTGATGCACTCTAAAGTTTATAACTATTTGCTTTCACCTCAAAACCTGTAGCGTTATACTTCATGCAAAAGAAAACTACTGTAATGGTAATGTAAACCAAAAGGTTAATCCTTGCTGGGGATGATGGGTAGCGCCAATTTGTCCACCGTGTGCTTGAATGATTTGCTTACACAGATACATTTTTAAGCAAATTGCGGTTGAACAAGGAGCTTGAGGATCGCGGATCTGTAAATCAAAAAGGCGATCGCACTCTGCTTTACTCATTGTTACACCGTTATCTTGAATATATGTCCGAATCATCCCATCTTCTACTATGGCATTGATGGTAAAATTTAACCCTGGAGGATTGTGCTGTAAACTATAAGTTAATAAATTAAGCAATACTTTCTCTAATCGCGTCTTATCAGCCATTACTAGAGGTAAATCTGGTGGTAGCAAGTTTGTGATAGTGGACTGATTTTCGCTTAAAATTGGTTGTAATTTTGTGATAATCTGCTCTAAGAATTCACCAAAAGGAACTAGTTCTTGATTTAGGTTTAATCTTTGTTCCTGACATGAATGAATATCCAACAAGGAATCTAGCATCGCTAATTGCCGATTGTTAGCTTGAATCATGCGATCAAGAATTGAGCGAGGAACAGAAATTAGAGATTGGGTATTGGGTGCTAGAGAAGATTTTTCTCCCATATTTTCTAACACCATCAAATTACCAATTACAAAAGTCCGTAAATCATGGGCGACAGTGTGCAGTACAACGTCCTTTACCCGTTGCATTTGTGCTAGTTCCGCAATTTTCTGTTGTAATTGAGCAGTGCGTTCTTCTACCTGATGTTCTAGATTTGCGTTTAAATCAGCCAGTTTTTCGTAAAGTTGGGCTTGCTTCTGTGCTGTCTGAAGTAATTTAATTTCTGTCTGTTTGTGTTCGGTAACATCGTGAGTGATAACCAAAAGGTGAGGAATACCATCTAATTCAATCACTTCGGCGGAAACCTGCACCGTGAGTATCTTACCTGACTTGCAACGAAATAATGTTTCTGTATTGCGAACTACACCTTGTGTCTGTAATTCGTGCAATAATTTAGTGCGATCGCTCTTATTAACCCAAATATTTAATTCAAAAGCAGTACGCTCAATCACTTCATCCCGTGCATACCCAGAGAGTTTAACGAAACTATCATTAACTTCGATGTAGCGTCCCTCTTTGAGTGTACTGATGCTGATGGGATCGGGACTGCAATTAAAAGCTGTGGAAAACTTTTGTGCTAGGTTATGCAAAGTAATTTCAGTTTGTTTCCGTTCTGTAATGTCTCGGACAATAGCTACAACTTCATCCACACCACTAACTACCAAACGCGCTTCATAATCGCGCATTCCTAATGGTGTTGACAACTGATATTCGCAAACTTGTAAATTTCCTGTATCCAATGTTTTGAGAACGATTCCAGCAATCATCGTGGCGACATCTGTTGGTAATACATTGCGTAGATTTTTACCAATTAATGTTTCCTCAGAACCAACCATATCTGCGGCTTCTCTGTTCAAGGAAAGAAAATTCCCGTCACGAGTGAGGCGAAATATAGAGTCAGGAATAGCATTCAAAACAGCTTGATACTGTGATTCAGTAGCTTGTAGGCGATTTATAACTTGTTGCTCTTGTACTTTGACGATTTCATCCACTCTATGTCCTTTGGATCTCCCAGCGAATAAATTATCTTGATAAATAATCATAGCTATTTTCACAGTCTTTATATAGCTTCAATCCTATTGATATGTTTGGAAATAGCATCTTGACGGCTTCTTACTTTAGGTTAATTCGTTATTAGGCGATCGCATTCACCCATTCGGGTGAACAATTGATTAATAGATCACTCCTTCTATGGGTAATGTAGTATTCATAAAACATTGTCTTACAAGGTAAAAATATTTAACTTGAGAAATACTTCCAGAAAATTCATTTATATGGATTACATTAAATACTATCAAAATTATCTGCGAATAGAAATATTTTAGCTTTTTACTTAGTAACGGAAGATGAGATAATATTTACCTGCACAAATTTAATTTATTAGACAAACTTCACGATAATAATGGCTCAAAATTTACCTAGCAGTTCCAGCTTTCAATCTTCAAAGAAAAATTTAGATATTTATATAGCCAATGCTATTCCTGAGTTCTACACTGTTTTCTCGAAAGTAGAAATTTTAGATATAATTCACGCCATAGAAGCTCAACGAGAAATTCCCCTAAAATACTCTTATAAAGGTGGTGGTGCTAGTATTTGGGATAAGTTTTATCTTAAATATATTGTTCCTACATGGTATCGAACTTCAAACATAGAGATTGAGTTATTAAAAGATAATTTTGTCTATCTTAATGGCAGTCATAAAAAAAGCGAACGACTTAATATTATAGATGTAGGATGTGGTAATTCCTATCCGGCAAAAGCATTTCTTGCCAACTTAATCAAATTGGGCAGACTTAATAAATATATTGCCACAGATATTAGTGAAGAGTTACTCAATGTATCTAGTAAAAATATGGAAAAATGGTTTCCTCAACTTGCTTTTGCTAGTTACAGATTAGATATAGAGAATTGCAGCATACCTAAAAGTATTTTAAAAGATAAATCGGAAAATACAGCCAATATATTTTTACACTTAGGTGTAACGATCGCTAATCACTCAAACAGAAGTAAAGCGTTCAAAAACTTGAGAGACAGCATGGAGGAAAATGACTTACTAGTCTTCACCAATGAGATTGGTTCTAATTCTCAATGGGATGGTATAGCCAGAGGTGGTTGTAAGTATCATGTAGACCAAATTTATAAATGGCTGAAAATTAATCTTGGTTTAAAGCAAGAAGATTGTGAACTGATCAGAAAGTATGATTCAGTAACGGATAGTATAGTCGCCAATATAAAATTTCTTCTTCCATGCAATATAAACTTCAGTTATTTAGAAATAAATAAAAGTATTGCAATCACTGCGGGAGAGGAAATTACTATTTGGAGACATCATAAATTTACAATTCCCGAACTCATTCAAGAAATAGAACAAGCTGGACTAAAGCTTGTACATTACAGCACTAATAAATATTCATCTCATCTTATGGTAATTTGTGAAGTTGGGAGCCATTAGTCATTTGTAAGAGCGGGTTGACAAATATATATTATGACTCACGATGATTTTGGTGAACCGCCCCACCTACACCCCTGCTTCTTTCTCTCCCCAACTTGCATAAGTCAATACACAATATAGAACGTTGGTATAGAGTTACATCAATGCTTTCCCATTGAAAATAAGATGAAACTCATCATACTAAAGATACATAAATAAGCGAAAATACTCATTCATAGGTCTTTTATTTCAGATTCATAGTTAGTTGAATAGCTAACCTCTACCAACAGGCAATTCCCGTGTTAGAAGCGTGCATATTAGCGACAATATTGTGCGGATTTTTTGGCATCATCTTGAAAAAGAACCTCGTCATGAAAATCGTCTCTATGGATGTGATGAGTACGGGGGTTATAGCTTATTACGTAATGATTGCATCACGTAATGGCTTGGTCACACCAATTAGTTCCCAGGTCAAAAATGCCGCTTACGCTGATCCGGTTCCCCAAGCGGTGATATTAACGGCAATTGTCATCGGATTTTCGATTCAGGCTTTAATGCTGGTCGGTGTGATGAAACTATCACGAGATAATCCGACCTTGGAAAGTAGCGAAATCGAGAAGAATAATACGCCATGAATAATATTACGATCGCCTGGATTGCACTACCGTTTTTTTTAGGGTTCGTCATCTATTTACTGCCCAGAATTGACAAATACATAGCTTTGTGCGTGAGTTTGGCTTCGGTTGGCTATGCGGCACTGTTATTTCCATACCAATCACCACTGACACTAAAGTTACTGGATAATTTCGGCGTTGTCCTTACACTCGACCAGTTGAGCAGTTACTTTATCTTGACTAATGGATTAGTCACTGCGGCAGTTATCCTCTACTGTTGGTATAGCGATAAATCAGCTTTTTTTTACGGTCAGACGATTATTTTGCATGGCAGTATTAATGCCGCCTTTGCTAGTTCGGACTTAATTAGTTTATATGTAGCCTTAGAAGTAAGTGGAATAGCTGCGTTTCTCCTAATTGCCTATCCTCGGACTGACAGCTCGATTTGGGTAGCCTTACGCTATTTGTTTATTAGCAACGTGGCAATGCTGTTTTATCTGGTGGGTGCAGCATTAGTTTATCAAGCCCATCATTCCTTTAGTTTTGAAGGTTTGCGCGTTGCACCGCCAGAAGCCCTCGCCTTGATTTTTGTCGGACTATTGACAAAAGGCGGAATTTTTGTATCAGGTTTATGGTTGCCCTTGACCCACTCCGAATCAGAAACACCAGTGTCGGCTATGCTGTCGGGAGTCGTGGTGAAGGCTGGTGTTTATCCCTTAGTACGGTGTGCGCTAATGGTTCCAGAAATTGACCCGATAGTGAGAACCTTCGGCGTTGGCACAGCGCTTTTAGGAGTGTTTTATGCAGTCTTTGAAAAAGATACTAAGCGGATGCTGGCGTTTCACACAGTTTCCCAGTTAGGGTTTATCCTTGCTGCACCAGTGGTTGGTGGTTTTTATGCCCTAACTCACGGATTAGTCAAATCCGCATTGTTTCTAATAGCAGGTACTTTACCCAGTCGCAACTTCAAAGAACTGCAAAACCAACCAATTGGCACATCAGTTTGGATTGCCTTAGTGATAGCCAGCTTCTCAATTTCCGGCTTCCCCTTATTGTCCGGCTTTGGGGCGAAAGTGTTAACAACAAAGAACCTGCTACCTTGGCAAGCGATCGCTATGAATATTGCCGCCTTGGGAACAGCAATATCCTTTGCCAAATTCATCTTCCTACCCCGTGGAGGAGAAACAAAAGTCAAGCCTGGATTTTGGGCGGCAGTAAGTGTGTTAATTGCTGGGTTGTTTATCGCCAATGTGGTGTATTACGAAGCTTACACCAACGAAAACATTATCAAACCCTTGATAACCATTGCTCTAGGATGGGTAGCATACTTGCTAATTTTTAAACGCACAATTATTAAGCTACCCCGTGTCCTTGAGCAATTTGACCATTTAATTGGTGTGATGAGTTTGATTTTAGTCCTACTGTTCTGGAAGGGGTTAGCATGGTTGGGCATCTAAATTTAATTTTACGGCTGAGTATTTGGTTTTTGCTTACTGCCGATTTCAGTCCGGCAAACATCATCATTGGGATTGCGATCGCCCTCCTCTTACCCGGTCGTCCCAGAACACCAGAATCATTAAAAGACTGGCTCCGTGTACTGTGGGAGACGATAGTAGCAATTCCCCAAGCATATATAGAAGCATTTGAAATCATCTTCCGCCCACATCAGCACGAAGAAATAACCTTAGAACAAGTCAAACCCGGACGTACACCCGGTTTGATATTTCTAGACATATTCGTCATTACCTTTACACCAAAAACAGTTGTCGTCAGATACCGCGATGATGGTGTGTATGAAGTACACCGAGTGCGACGCACAAGACCAGAGCGACGTAACCTGACAGAATAAGACCTTTTAAACAAGAGAAAGTAAACAAGGGAGAAAATACTCCCTCATCTTCCTCATCTTCCTCATCTTCCTCATCTCCCTCATCCCCCTCATCTCCCTCACTCACCCCGTTAACACATCAATGAACCTAAATCTAGTAATAATAGCAATGATTTTAGCTCTGCTCATACCCATCTACGAGGCATGGCAGGACGAAAACATCTGGCAGAAAATGTTGGCCTTTGCCAGTATCAGCACAAAGGCATCAATCATGATTCTAGTCGTATCAGTTTTGCGTGATGACTGGATGATTGGTGTAGTTGGAGTAATTATCTTAAGCGTAGGAAACGCTGCATTGATGTTAATAGCCCATCTACTTAAACGGATGAGCGATGTATTGCATTAATTAAATACCCATAGTTTTCTTAATTTTGAATTTTGAATTTTGAATTTTGAATTTTGAATTGGTATCAAACCCTATTCCCTTAAATTATGATCGACCTTTTAAGCTATACCTGTATCTGCGTAGGCATCTTCTTCTGGTTTTGGGGAACCTTTCCCTTACTTGGACAGCGATCGCTATTATTCAAACTTCATACTCTCACAGTTGCCGATACTCTTGGCTCAATGAGTATTATGTTCGGGTTACTCCTGAAAATACCCAGCAAATGGCCGCTCCTCACCCTCGCTATCATCTGTTTAGCGATGTGGAACACGATGTTGGGGTATGTGTTGGCTTACTGTTCCAGTCGTGAGGGTAGTTATGAACGCGAATGACACTTATATCTATGCCATCACAGCTTTGCTACCCCTAACTGCTTGTATGGTCGTTACTCAAGTAAATCCCTACAATGCCTTAGTCATCCGTGGCATATTGGGCGCAATGGCGGCAATGCTATATGCCATTTTAGGAGCGCCAGATGTTGCTTTGACCGAGGCCTTAGTTGGTACAATGCTAGCAATTACCCTTTATGCAGTTGCAGTGCGCTCATCTTTGGTGATGCGTCTTGGTGTCCTGAAAGATGAGTTACCCCAAGCAGATGACAACTCACCGCAGATCAGCCCTTTTCAGCAATTGCTCAATGACATAGGTCAAATTTTTCGTAAACGTCAAATGCGTCTGGAAGTTGTTCCATATCCAGATACTGAAGCTTTGCACCAAGCATTGATTGATAAAGAAGTTCATGCAACTTGTGTCTCACCAGAACAGGTTGATCCAGACAAAGCCACAACTGAGGATGAAAAGTCCTATCACACCGCCATCAGGGTGAAACGTATTTACGAAATTATGCAAACCGAACTGGCATCACCATCAACAACCCTTACCTATGTAAGTACACCAGATTCAGGGGAAAAGCAGACATGAAATGGGTCTATATTGTTGCTGGCATAGCACTGTTCTTCAAAATGCTGGCTTTGCCGAATTTCGTACAAGACTCACATGAGTTCTCTATCGTAGAAACCCTTGTGAAAGAGGGTGGTATACCCAATGCAGTAACAGTGGTCATCCTCAGAAATCGCCTGTATGACACTATTTACGAAGTTGTAGTATTTACGATCGCCATCATGGGAGCTTACTTTCTCCTGGCGAATGAAAAACCCTCCAGCACAATTTATCGTTTTACAGATCAAACATCGATTGTGCTGGCGCGATTGGGTGCGACTATTGCCGCAATGGTAGGTATTGAACTAGCTATTCGTGGACATCTCAGCCCTGGTGGTGGTTTTGCCGCCGGGGTGGCTGGTGGAACTGCGATCGGATTGATTGCAATTACCTCATCACCAGAATGGATGCAAGGTATCTACCAACGTTGGCAGGCTGCTACATGGGAGAAAGTTTCGGTTCTAGTTTTCATTGTCCTGGCTGCCATCACCCTGGCAGGAATAGAATTACCGCATGGAGAAATGGGCGCACTGATTAGTGGGGGAGTTATTCCCTTGCTCAATATCCTAGTTGCAGTCAAAGTTGCTTTGGGATCTTGGGCAGTAATTTTGATTTTTATTCGTTATCGCGGATTGTTGTAAGAAGTAGAGACTCAGTTACATTTATGTGGCTGTTTTTTTGTAGTATCTTCCAGGTAAATTAACTACACTAATCCAGCCTCTAACTCCTATTTAATTATCTTCTCAAAATAGAGAAAAATTGTATGGCAAATCATATTCTATTCTCCTAACTATCTCTACATCTCCTTTTTATGTTGTCTCAACCGCTAGAGAGCGAATTAACTCTCGAATTACATCGGTGGCTGGTCTTCCCGTTAGTTCACAATATTTTTCCAGCCTTTCTGCCTCCCCTGATGTGAGGTTGATAGTCATCCGTTTGACAGCCCATTTTTTATTCACAGCTTAAACAATTCATCTAAACTACATTTCTAATATCAATCATCTAAGCTGTTACTACAATGTGATAAATAATGATCTTGAAATTAAGTAGCAATAAAGAAAAAGCAATAGCTTTTTAAGCTGTAGTGAAGCTGTAACTTATTTGCCAAAATATTAAGCTTAGGTGATTTAATACTAGGATTTGTAAGTATAGCGTAAAATAAAAAAAACCCATACCTTTAACATTCGGTAGAAATACATGGTAGCGTAGAAAGTAATTTTCTCAAAAGAGAAAATTTTCTAGCATCCATCAGCTATTTCGATTTTCGTGGCGATTTGGGTGGAGTTCGATGTGCGCCAAAGTATTTTTCACTACGATAACGCAGCCACACCCGCAACACGTCGGGAATCTGTTGTTTTTGCTCTTTTGTTAGCGTATTGTAAAGAGCTAATGCCCTTTCACGTTCACCCCTACAGGCAGCATTATTATGAGCATCCCAATAACTACGGGCTACTCTGATTCGGCGGCATACCTCTTTGATTAAATCATCTCCACTAAGTGGATTGTCTTGCTTTTTCATAGCAAAGGGCAGGGATATAGAAGATTTACTCTTTACTATTATGGTCAAAATCAAAGTCAGTTAATTTTAGATTTTGGATTTTAGATTGACTATACCCATAAAGAGATATAGAAGCGCGGATTTTAGACTCATTGCGCCACGCCACTTCTCTCAAGTTGGGAAACCCTGCCCTTTGTGGCCAGCTTAGTTTAACTATTTCCCGTTCCCTTTTATTAAGTCATCAACCCAAAGACCAGTATTGAATGTGTCAGAATTTCCCCACTAATGGCAGACGAATCGAAGCCAGCCGTCTTGTTAGGCTCGACATGATGCTAGGTAAAACTATTCATGCACATTCATCATCTTAACTGCGGCTGTATGTGTCCCATTGGTGGAGCGTTATTTGATGGCTTCAGCCGTAGCCTAGCAGCGCATCTTGTGTGTCACTGTCTACTCATTGAGACAAACCAGGGGCTAGTTTTGATTGATACTGGTTTTGGTCAGCGTGATATTCAAGCACCCTCATCACGACTCAGCCAGTTTTTTATCAA
Above is a genomic segment from Nostoc sp. MS1 containing:
- a CDS encoding cation:proton antiporter encodes the protein MNNITIAWIALPFFLGFVIYLLPRIDKYIALCVSLASVGYAALLFPYQSPLTLKLLDNFGVVLTLDQLSSYFILTNGLVTAAVILYCWYSDKSAFFYGQTIILHGSINAAFASSDLISLYVALEVSGIAAFLLIAYPRTDSSIWVALRYLFISNVAMLFYLVGAALVYQAHHSFSFEGLRVAPPEALALIFVGLLTKGGIFVSGLWLPLTHSESETPVSAMLSGVVVKAGVYPLVRCALMVPEIDPIVRTFGVGTALLGVFYAVFEKDTKRMLAFHTVSQLGFILAAPVVGGFYALTHGLVKSALFLIAGTLPSRNFKELQNQPIGTSVWIALVIASFSISGFPLLSGFGAKVLTTKNLLPWQAIAMNIAALGTAISFAKFIFLPRGGETKVKPGFWAAVSVLIAGLFIANVVYYEAYTNENIIKPLITIALGWVAYLLIFKRTIIKLPRVLEQFDHLIGVMSLILVLLFWKGLAWLGI
- a CDS encoding Na+/H+ antiporter subunit E → MVGHLNLILRLSIWFLLTADFSPANIIIGIAIALLLPGRPRTPESLKDWLRVLWETIVAIPQAYIEAFEIIFRPHQHEEITLEQVKPGRTPGLIFLDIFVITFTPKTVVVRYRDDGVYEVHRVRRTRPERRNLTE
- a CDS encoding monovalent cation/H(+) antiporter subunit G, which produces MIDLLSYTCICVGIFFWFWGTFPLLGQRSLLFKLHTLTVADTLGSMSIMFGLLLKIPSKWPLLTLAIICLAMWNTMLGYVLAYCSSREGSYERE
- a CDS encoding DUF4040 domain-containing protein, with translation MNANDTYIYAITALLPLTACMVVTQVNPYNALVIRGILGAMAAMLYAILGAPDVALTEALVGTMLAITLYAVAVRSSLVMRLGVLKDELPQADDNSPQISPFQQLLNDIGQIFRKRQMRLEVVPYPDTEALHQALIDKEVHATCVSPEQVDPDKATTEDEKSYHTAIRVKRIYEIMQTELASPSTTLTYVSTPDSGEKQT
- a CDS encoding Na(+)/H(+) antiporter subunit B — encoded protein: MKWVYIVAGIALFFKMLALPNFVQDSHEFSIVETLVKEGGIPNAVTVVILRNRLYDTIYEVVVFTIAIMGAYFLLANEKPSSTIYRFTDQTSIVLARLGATIAAMVGIELAIRGHLSPGGGFAAGVAGGTAIGLIAITSSPEWMQGIYQRWQAATWEKVSVLVFIVLAAITLAGIELPHGEMGALISGGVIPLLNILVAVKVALGSWAVILIFIRYRGLL
- a CDS encoding CopG family transcriptional regulator is translated as MNKKWAVKRMTINLTSGEAERLEKYCELTGRPATDVIRELIRSLAVETT
- a CDS encoding Precorrin-3B methylase; protein product: MKKQDNPLSGDDLIKEVCRRIRVARSYWDAHNNAACRGERERALALYNTLTKEQKQQIPDVLRVWLRYRSEKYFGAHRTPPKSPRKSK